The following DNA comes from Castanea sativa cultivar Marrone di Chiusa Pesio chromosome 10, ASM4071231v1.
CATCCAATAAACTTCTCAATAATCAATGTAATATATCacatttaattgaaaaatgctAATTTTAGGCATCAGCAACAAAGTTAATCCATATCAAGGAACCAAAATACTAGGGAAAAGTATACAAAACCCTCATGTAATTTCTCCTTTAAACATGAAATTCCCCAAAGGTAGACCTTTAAACCCTTGTGGCATTATTTTGTGTAAACTGTGACATCCGTGAATAAATGGTAAATTACTCATATGATACATGTGTCTATATTTACAGTTGTATTTCCATGTACCATTAGCGGTTTTGTGTTTCACCCAAAACCCAGGAGGTTAAATGTTACATAATTAACAGCTTACATATAAAGCACTACTCCGAGGGATTCAAGTGTTACATTCAAAACTTCATGAGGGTTCTATGTTTTATTGATATTCCACAATGAggttgaatatttttttccaGAAAATAATATCATTCCCCTACCAGCCTACTATAGGCGACGTAGTGATTGAAGCGGTCACATCCTTTTTTGTAGAAAGAAGAATGCCAAAAGAAGTAAATAGCTCTCTCATGGTTCTGATACCAAAAACCGCTAACTCGTCTTCAACCAACAATTTCCAGCCTATCAATCTATGCAATGTGATCTATAAGATTATCTCGAAACTTTTGGTCATTAAGCTTAGGCCTCTCCTTCACAAGCTCATCTCACCTTGTCAATCTGCATTTATACCAAGTAGATGGCTAGCAGAGAATCAAATCATTGTCCAAGAGATGCTCCACAGCTTTAAAACGAGGAGAGTTAAAGCGGGTTTCATGGCCATTAAGTTAGACCTTCAGAAAGCTTAAGACAGAGTCAATTGGAGCTTCATACTTACTATTTTGGAAAAGTTTGGTTTTGCCGAGGGGTTTATTAAGTGGATTGCTTCATGTATCTCCTCTGTGTCATTCAAAGTCCTTCTAAATGGGGGTAAATCGGAACAATTTAAGCCTAGTAGAGGGATTAGGCAAGGAGGCCCGCTGTTATCTTACCTCTTCATTTTGGGGCAAGAAGTTCTGTTTAGGATCTTAGACCAAGATTTCTGctacaaaaatattaataggGTTAAAGCCAACAAAAGCAGCCCAGCCATCAACCATGTTATGTACGCTGATGATATTGTACTATTCTCGAGGGCCACCAGACATGAAGCTTCCAATATCTTACAATGCATTGAGAAGTATAGTAGCTAGTCAGGACAAAGCATCAATTGGAACAAGTCTGAAGTATTTTTCTCCAAGCACACTCAGCCTTGTATCAAAAGAGCAATCAAGCATACTCTAAACATGAAAACCTAAAAATGGATGCAATCTATCTTGGAGCCCCCCTCTTTCTATCCAAAGCCCCTTCTAAGGATTTTAAATTTCTTCTAGATAAGCGTGAGACCAAACTAATGGGGTGGAGAAGCAAGTGTTTATCGTGGGCTAGTAGGGGAGCTCTTATAGGTTCGGTGGCTTAAGCTATCCCAACCTACTCCATGTCAGCATTCAACATTCCTACAAAAATTTGTGACAAATTGGACTCCACCTCAAGAAGATTTTGGTGGAAGCCCAAATCCTCTCAAGGTAGATTCATAGCTTGGAATGCTTGGGAGAAGCTGTGTCATCCCAAGAGTCAAGGTGGACTTGGTTTCAAGAAAGCAAAGGATTTCAACTTAGCTCTGATTGCTAAGCTTGCTTGGATTGTGGCAACCAAGAGGGAAAGTATATGCATGGACATTTTGAGAGCCAAATACAAAGTGAAGCACGATTGGTTATATAGTGATCCCATAAAAACGACCTCCCCTTGCTGGAGAGCCATCGAAAGAGCAACAAATTTGATTGTCAAGGGAGCATGTTACCTCATAGGAGATGGTGCTTCTATTAGTGTGTGGTCTAATCCGTGGGTTCCTTGGATCCACGGTTTTAAGCCTGTTCCCAAAACCGATTCTATGAGACACACTCCTCTTTTTGTATCATAACTTTTCGATGCTTCTGCTCATTGTTGGAATTCAAGGCTCATCTATGAGTTATTTGATGAGGCTTTAGCTCATGCCATACTAAAAATTCTTCTCCATGCCAGTCCTATGCAAGACAAACTTATGTGGATTTTGGATCCCAAGGGGAGGTTCTCTGTTAAATCAGCCTATAAGGAAGCTATTACTCATGAGCCAGGTCCCAATCCCTCTGAAGGTCTATGGAAGAAGCTGTGGAAGGCAAGATTGCCGGAGAGAATCAAAATGCTACTCCGGAGTATAGGCTCAAATTCAATCCCCACCAAAGTAAATCTTTCAATTAGATCGAAACATGTTGACCCTACAAAAGTGGTATAGAATCTAGTTTGCATCTCTTCTTTAAATGCCCCGTTTCAGGTGTCTCTGGCATTCAGCTTGCTGGGGGTTCAGAGCTAACTTGGAGAGGGTCTAATCACATGTGGATATCATAAAATTAATCTTGGAGCCTCTTATCTCAACTATCTCTGTTCAAGAAACGTGGCTTATCACCTTAAATATGGCCCTCGTTGTGGATGAGATTTGGCACACTAGAAATTGTGTTTTATACCAAGAAGACCACGTAGACACCCATAAGTCAGCAAATTCTGTGCAATCCAAGTTCTTAGAAAGCTCCAAGCTGTTTGCTAATGTTCCTCCTAAGCCTTCTTCTGAAGCTGTCACTACCTGGTCCCCACCTCCCACAGGATGGATCAAGATTAATGTTGATGCTGCTGTCTCCGGCTCTATCTCAGCTCTAGGTGTTTATCACTCGAAATCATAAAGGAGAAGTGATCAGTATTTGGGGGAGATGCCGATCCTCATgtcccacccccccccccccccttcaaGCCGAAGCAACAGCAGTCTTGCTATGGGCAGTTGAGATTGCCAACCGGGAAAAATGGACCCATGTGATTTTCGGGGGTGATGCCAAGGCATGTTTTAACTGCTTATCAACTGAAGACACCATTCCAGACTGGTTGATCAGCACCTATATCAGCAATGTCCGTAgtctttcttttagttttatcacTGTTAAGTTTAATTGGGTTAGGAGATTAGGCAATGCAGCAGCACACGAAGCTGCCAAATTTGCTCTAACCTCATGTCAGTCCTTTTTCAATAATGGTAATCTCCCTGCTATTTTAGAGTCTGTATGTAGGGCGAATTACCTTCCTTGTTCTCCTTTTCAGGTTTAATGATATtgcaaattatcaacaaaaaaaaaaaacgacatATATGATTTTGGTTGCTAAAAGTATAAGTTCAGGACAGATGTTTCATATTTAGGTTGCAACTGATAGATGATAAGGCTAAGTGATCAACCTAACAGCCTGcaaataaagttaaaaacaGGCAACTTAAACAAGGTAGATCACATTGACAAATGTCCATCACAATCATAAATATAGCAGATAAGGTAAAGTTTAAAGTAGCAGATAACAGTACAAGCCAATAGTCACAAATCCTTGTTCTACTACTAGTAAGCAAATAAGCCCTGCGCACACCCTACCATTCCTTTTTCAACGAACCAAGGTTCAAAGAATAACTCTTTCCTATCCCAACTAACTCTGCAAAATCAAACACTAGTGAGTAATTTATCCAAAAGGAACGGGAAtgtgaaggggaaaaaaatgtaatgcaaacaaaattacaaaatcaatcTGACAGAGGATCTAACAAGAGCTAATGGATGTTTTAGActaatcaaaattcacattcaaccCAAAGGTAAACATTTGCATTTTCTATTTCACtgcataaataaaattaaattaaattaaataaaaaataaaataaaaaacttacctCTGCTGGAGCTTCATCAGCTTTAGATTGCTCACCTGCGAGTtcaataaatcaaaataaacgACTCATCAACTGTTGAATGTAAAATTCCTACTTCAGCATAAGTCCAAGAAATTGTATTTCCCAGTCCCAGGTGGCCACACAATATTCTTATAGCACAAAAACATAGTAAAAAACATAAGCCTGAGAAATTGTATTTCCCAAGGGACCACAAACAGTacataaaataagcaaaaagcCAAACGagataaaaaatttccaaaagctGTCAAAAGTTGTCCAAAAATCTGAAAAGCTGCAACAAAATGTGTGGTTAACGGACACCATaaggtgcccgttaacacaacccaaTGACCCATAATCAAATGCCAAACACATAGCTATACT
Coding sequences within:
- the LOC142612421 gene encoding putative mitochondrial protein AtMg00310, translated to MSAFNIPTKICDKLDSTSRRFWWKPKSSQGRFIAWNAWEKLCHPKSQGGLGFKKAKDFNLALIAKLAWIVATKRESICMDILRAKYKVKHDWLYSDPIKTTSPCWRAIERATNLIVKGACYLIGDGASISVWSNPLIYELFDEALAHAILKILLHASPMQDKLMWILDPKGRFSVKSAYKEAITHEPGPNPSEGLWKKLWKARLPERIKMLLRSVSGIQLAGGSELTWRGSNHMWIS